The Mytilus trossulus isolate FHL-02 chromosome 13, PNRI_Mtr1.1.1.hap1, whole genome shotgun sequence genome has a segment encoding these proteins:
- the LOC134694428 gene encoding uncharacterized protein LOC134694428, giving the protein MPPPVSEKKTITTTKQSYTVKPVTITQSGTTALPTSTALPTSTALPTSTALPTTPAKQVNTVTPTTPAKQVNTVTPITTAKQVNTVTPTTPAKQVNTVTPITTAKQVNTVTPITTAKQVNTVKQVTTAKPASTAKPTSTALPTTPAKQVNTVTPVTTAKQVNTVTPVTTAKQVNTVKPVTTAKSASTAKPASTAKPTSTALPTTPVKQVNTVTPVTTAKQVNTVTPVTTAKQVNTVKPVTMAISASTAKPASTAQPGNTALPTTPVKQGTTVKQATITPKKHKRSRRDVMNIEVENIQSEDISDVYDDTLQFDIKCMNYCNVTVTETTPIPPLTTTTERSTTSTPRHRSIDLSGKSVVLQLVIVVNDTFTSDMRNESSTVYTNLAKQYKESLTEFYSSLLPAKHNKIVIHGFSNGSIECNYTLEMDAPINESDANSTLQILRNVNWKNTTLTNITLDVDKTATEQADRLTKDLVFLPANVCVNNEVLEWDNNGNPICKYKCDTPEYKGKCGDHGECSFTYGGAFRCICKDGYSGNKCEIPKPTTTTAKPIKPDAIALSKIDIIGIAGGIGGGLVLILLVALCCVYTKLNKAKKRDRFYGYMDNDKEFLHDENSRIENVPDLKNEYTNLGYQREQDELQMQRFEPEGKNVDYEPGQPQGAYERDDKAYRKVEEPEGGNVLIYQPKHLNGPMERQSGASKFDEVEERSNPYRMMDTDTTYKIRRPTVNSDKNVPYN; this is encoded by the exons ATGCCACCACcagtttctgagaaaaaaacaataactacGACAAAACAATCATATACGGTAAAACCAGTAACTATCACACAATCAGGAACTACGGCACTACCAACATCTACCGCACTACCAACATCTACGGCACTACCAACATCTACGGCACTACCAACAACTCCGGCAAAACAAGTAAATACGGTAACACCAACAACTCCGGCAAAACAAGTAAATACGGTAACACCTATAACTACGGCAAAACAAGTAAATACGGTAACACCAACAACTCCGGCAAAACAAGTAAATACGGTAACACCTATAACTACGGCAAAACAAGTAAATACGGTAACACCTATAACTACGGCAAAACAAGTAAATACGGTAAAACAAGTAACTACGGCAAAACCAGCATCAACGGCAAAACCAACATCAACGGCACTACCAACAACTCCGGCAAAACAAGTAAATACGGTAACACCAGTAACTACAGCAAAACAAGTAAATACGGTAACACCAGTAACTACGGCAAAACAAGTAAATACGGTAAAACCAGTCACTACGGCAAAATCAGCATCAACGGCAAAACCAGCATCAACGGCAAAACCAACATCTACGGCACTACCAACAACTCCGGTAAAACAAGTAAATACGGTAACACCAGTAACTACGGCAAAACAAGTAAATACGGTAACACCAGTAACTACGGCAAAACAAGTAAATACGGTAAAACCAGTAACTATGGCAATATCAGCATCTACGGCAAAACCAGCATCTACGGCACAACCAGGAAATACGGCACTACCAACAACTCCGGTAAAACAAGGAACTACAGTAAAACAAGCAACTATCAcaccaaaaaaacacaaacgGAGCCGTCGAGATGTCATGAATATTGAGGTTGAAAACATTCAATCTGAAGATATAAGTGATGTGTACGACGATacccttcaatttgatataaaatgtaTGAACTATTGTAATGTAACAGTGACTGAAACAACACCTATACCACCCTTAACTACAACAACAGAAAGGTCAACGACTAGTACACCAAGGCATCGATCAATTGATTTAA GCGGAAAATCAGTGGTGCTTCAATTAGTCATTGTTGTTAATGACACTTTTACGTCAGATATGAGAAACGAAAGTTCTACAGTATACACCAATTTGGCCAAACAGTACAAAGAATCG ctAACAGAATTCTATAGCAGTCTTCTTCCagcaaaacataataaaattgttatccatGGATTTTC CAATGGTAGCATTGAATGCAATTACACACTTGAAATGGATGCTCCAATCAACGAATCAGATGCAAATTCAACTTTACAAATACTGCGTAATGTGAATTGGAAAAATACAACGTTAACAAATATTACACTTGATGTAGATAAAACAGCTACAGAACAAGCAGATCGTCTAACAAAAG acTTAGTCTTCCTACCTGCTAATGTGTGTGTTAACAATGAAGTTCTGGAATGGGATAACAATGGGAATCCGATATGTAAATACAAATGTGATACACCAGAATACAAGGGCAAATGTGGAGACCATGGAGAGTGCTCCTTTACATATGGAGGCGCATTCAGATGCAT ATGTAAAGATGGCTACAGTGGAAACAAATGCGAAATTCCAAAACCAACTACAACCACAGCTAAACCCATTAAACCTGATGCTATAGCCTTGTCGAAGATAGACATTATAGGCATTGCAGGCGGCATTGGTGGAGGTTTGGTTTTAATCTTACTGGTAGCTTTATGTTGTGTATACACGAAATTGAACAAGGCAAAGAAACGAGACAGGTTCTATGg TTATATGGACAATGATAAAGAGTTCCTTCATGACGAAAACTCGAGGATAGAAAATGTACCGGACCTTAAGAATGAATATACCAATCTAGGGTACCAGAGAGAACAGGATGAACTGCAGATGCAACGGTTCGAACCCGAGGGTAAAAATGTAGATTATGAACCAGGTCAACCACAAGGAGCATACGAACGGGATGACAAGGCATACAGGAAGGTTGAGGAACCAGAAGGAGGAAAT GTTTTGATATATCAACCGAAACATTTAAACGGGCCTATGGAAAGACAGAGTGGTGCCTCGAAGTTTGATGAAGTCGAAGAAAGATCAAACCCATACCGTATGATGGACACAGACACAACA tacaaaataagaagaCCAACAGTCAACAGTGATAAAAATGTCCC GTATAACTAA
- the LOC134694662 gene encoding diaminopimelate epimerase-like: MTSTHPNKISFSKYHGHGNDFIVLDDTQEELQLSREIRHLMCNRKYGIGADGLVILKKSVDHSFVIDYYNADGNPGSLCGNGSRCGVAFARKLGLFDTVCDFVACDGLHIARYIQDNDTYAVSFGNRYFHDIETIDDQNFFVNTGSPHHVRYVNDLNNYDVINEGKKLRYGKYADTNGSNVNFVEKKSDGNIFVRTYERGVDGETEACGTGAVASALVTKFRNLQDGGKDTYKKLKTSCDIHMAGGKLIVVFDITENSFTNIELIGSACHVFNGIYYFNTE; encoded by the coding sequence ATGACGTCTACACATCCAAACAAAATTTCGTTTTCTAAATACCATGGACACGGGAACGACTTCATAGTATTGGACGATACACAGGAAGAACTACAGCTTTCTAGAGAGATACGACATTTAATGTGTAATCGGAAGTACGGAATTGGTGCTGATGGCCTAGTTATTCTTAAGAAAAGTGTCGACCACTCCTTTGTTATTGATTATTACAATGCTGATGGAAACCCTGGTTCTCTTTGCGGTAATGGCAGTCGTTGTGGTGTAGCTTTTGCCCGGAAATTAGGATTGTTCGATACCGTCTGTGATTTCGTTGCATGTGATGGTTTACATATTGCAAGATACATTCAGGACAATGATACCTATGCAGTAAGCTTTGGCAATAGATACTTCCATGATATCGAAACAATAGATGACcaaaacttttttgttaataCTGGATCGCCTCATCACGTGCGATATGTTAATGATTTAAACAATTATGACGTCATCAATGAAGGAAAAAAGCTTCGTTACGGAAAATATGCTGATACGAATGGTTcaaatgttaattttgttgaaaagaaATCTGACGGAAATATTTTCGTTAGGACGTATGAGAGGGGTGTTGATGGTGAAACCGAGGCTTGTGGTACTGGAGCAGTTGCTTCTGCCTTGGTTACGAAGTTTCGCAATTTACAAGATGGAGGTAAGGACACgtacaagaaactaaaaacaTCATGTGATATTCATATGGCAGGAGGGAAATTAATTGTGGTTTTTGACATTACCGAAAATTCGTTCACCAACATTGAATTAATTGGAAGTGCATGTCATGTGTTTAATGggatttattatttcaatacagAATAG